Within Dermacentor albipictus isolate Rhodes 1998 colony chromosome 3, USDA_Dalb.pri_finalv2, whole genome shotgun sequence, the genomic segment ttaccatttacactgtgtgcacagtgtatagcTTAcgcattgtaaaccgaaatttgtgcacaagtgtttgatacgtgcaatctttcgcgcgaccgcacgcgtgcggtgcggcttgcggcggtgggcggctcgagcgtaaatcggccctaagagctgcactctaaaaccCTACacccgcatgacgcgtttctgaGAGTTCGCCAGGcgccggcgcgccatgcatttcgggggccacgcgcaggcttcacgGCGGCACCGCTGGTTAGCGCCGAGTTCTCTTCGCTAAGCGGGATAGAGAAGCCTCGCTGCAGTACAGGCTCCCTACATAAATCTTTTGGACTTTGGCAATTTGTTGTGTCGCAATATTGATTCAATTCTAAACCATAAGCATCGATTGTGAGAAAGGttctgcttaattttttttatgaaaTCAGATTGACATTCTTTTCCACTCAACTTCCGCAGCTACACAACTGATGAAACATGTCAGTTTTTTATTCTATTATTTATCCATTAAAAATCATCGTACAAATCCTGTTCTAGGAGGGAAACATAGCAGGAAATAAGGATTCTAATTGTTCGTTAAAAGCACATGATGCCAACAGACAATAAAGCCAAGGAAAGCTTAGGGGATATTAACTGTCTCTACTTGGAACGTAGAAATAGTAAAGTAAACGAAAAATTTAAGTAGACGAAAAGATAATCTCCCGCGTGGTGGGACTCGAACGCACACCTTTTGCATTAGGTGTGCGGTGCTCTAGCTATCAGTAAGCTACAGCGCGGGCCGTCCCTATGTCAACTTTCTCGGGTACTTGTGTATGTGTACTCTGGGAGTGTTACGTAGCGTTACTCACGGAGGCGCGTTGTCTTCTCGTCTACTCCAATCTCCATTCTCATTGTACAGACGTTTCAATAAAATGAACGAAAAATATCCCCCATGCGTTTCCTGGCGTCATTGTCTGCTGCCTTCGTGCATTTCTCGTTCAAAATTAAACGACCTTCTTTAAAGAATCGACAGTTGTGTCGAACGCACCTCGGTACCAAGTCGAGCCTGTCCAGAAGACGGCGCGGCAACCTGCGGCGCCATACTGCCGGCTGCTTGTGAACGAGCTGCCTCAAGCATCGCCCTCGCGTCTCTGCGCTTCGCCAGCTCCCGCTGCAGCGCCTCCTTGAACTCCTGCAGCGGCGTGTTCGGCAAACGCCCGGCGTCGTCGTTCAGGACCTCGTCCCGCTGGATCAGGTACTCCCTGAACGCCAGTCGTTCTTCCTCCCGAATCCTCTCTTCGTCCAACAATCTTCTCCGATCTTCGAGTTGCGCGTCAAAGCGAATGCTATCTTCGTGGCGCAGAACTTCCTCCAAGCTCAACTGACGCTGGTCTAGATCGTCGATTGCGACGCTCTGGCCTTGGCAACAACCGCAAGGTGCGTCTTTGTCACCAGTTCCTGCGGTCCAGGTCGCCCCAGTAGACCAGCATGGATTATCGATAACTGGCAGACCTGGAGGAGGGGGGCAAGACCGGTAGACAACGCGCCTCGGACGGCTCGCCTGCTTAGCGGACGCACTTCCAAGAGGAAGTGGCCGCGATGGAACCGTAGACATACATTGGCCAGTCGCTAAAGTGGCATTCCTGGGAGCTTGGACGCAACCGAAAGTCTTCATCTGACAACAGAGACGCTGGTCTGCGCATGTGCGAAAATGCGAAGCCACTGTGGCGCAATCAAAGCATGGTATTGGTCTGAACAGCCGGTATGGCCTTGTCGTCGTTGCTGCGCGTGGCAAATACCCCGGAGCGAACGCAGCTCGGTACCAGGGTGGCATTGGTTGCCTTGTGAAGGATGGCTTAAAATAACGTTGGCCCGCTCTTAGCGGCAGCGACTCGGGCTCAAACTCTGTTGAGTCTGCCTGTTCATCATAATCGGGGGCGCGAGGCCAATCGGACAAATATCTATTTCTTGCATTTTGTCGCCAGGTTGTTGCCGTAGGTTCTGAATTATCGTCTTCGCCATTTCGACACGGTTTGTCGGAAGGGCTTCTATTACCTCCAGAGAACCGTGACCTCATCGCCTCTACGCGGTCAACGAGTGGTAACGCGCTACTTTGCCCCCTTTCATCTCTACAGGGCTCCTCGGTAACATTGTGCGTTCGCATTTTTGTCGTCTTGCGAACTAAACGCTTTTGTGGCCCACCTTTTGCACCATTTTGAGGCTCTACGATTTCTTCAACAATTTCTTCGAAGAAGTCTTCAGAGTTTTTTTGTTCCCGTTCTTTCTTTTCGTGATGATGCCTGTCTTTACGCAGTCCTCTCGTGTGTTGGCATTTGCCTTTGTGTTCCTGTTCCTTCTCGGAACGCGGAGAGACTTGCAGAGACGGCGCTTGTCTACGTGCGGCTATAGCTTCAATCAGCTTTTTAAGAATTTCTCTGTCTATGCCACTAACGTTTGTAACAGGTGGGCCGCCTGACGAAGTGCTAGAATTGCGTGACAAATCGGTCTCTGCGGTCGAGTCTTCCCGGGCGCTGGACGCTGGTAACGACTCCGATGCTGCCGCAACTGATTTTCGTTGCTTTGCGGCCCGGGCTTTTGATCTTCCTTTGCTCTTAGGGGGAGATTTAAGCGACTGTACTGGTGAGGTCGTGCCTTCAGCCAGTTCGTCCACCTGATCCTCGCCACTGTGACTGTGGACACTGTACTGTCTGTCAGTGCGATGATCACTGGCGAAAGCTGTATCCTTTCCATCTTTTTCATCGGATTCGTCTTCATACTGAAAGGACTTGGAGTAAGACCGATGCTTCCTGGGAACTTTGGAAACGTACGCTCTGTGATCCGCCTTTGTCGTTCTGCTTGGGGAAGTGGCGACATTACTATCGAAAGCACTGTCGTCGAGCTCCACGTGTCGTCTGCTGCGATGCCGACGCGAAGGGTGCGACTTTTTCTGACTCTGGCTTATGGTGCTTTGGTCAGCCAAGGTCGGGGGTGGAAGTGCACAGAAAGCGTCGGGGTCCTGGAGGCTAGCGTCGGGAACGGGTTCCGCGCCTTTGCTCTTTGACTCTCGAGCATCGGGGACCGCTGCACTTGTGGAAGCCGCTTCCGCAGGAGCACGGTCGACGACCTTTGTTGGCTGTTTCGGTTCGGGAGGCCCGGCTGCTGCAGGCTCTAGTGAAGCCGCGGGGACCGCGCTGACCGAAGGTGGTACATTCGGGAGCATCGGTGGAGCAGCAGTTGCCATTGGCGCCGGTTGTACAGCAGTGGGGGGAAGGTAAGGAAACGGTGCTTGTCCAAGATGCATTTGCTGAGGTAGTCCGTACCACGGCGGAAGCATTCCTCCATACGCGTAAGGAAATGTTTGCGGAATGGCTGCTTGTTGAAGGCTCGGCTGCGGGTACGACGGTTGCGACATAACCGGCGCCATAGGCGGCATAAATGGCGATTGCTGCAAGTTTTGCGGCTGAAATGGAGAGCCTTGGATGGCCTGCTGTGTGAGAGCTTGCTGCGGCACTGGCATCAGCTGCGGGGCATGCTGCGATATTAAGGGTTGTTGCGAAGGCGGTTGCTGCAACGATTCCTGCTCCTCTGTCGGTTCCATCGTGGGCAGTAACGACTGCAGATACTGACCAATGCCAGAGGTGATTACTGTAGACAGATCTTCGGTGGCCGGTGCAGGCTGTTCAGTGCCCCCTtcggaagtcggagcccgcgGCGCTGTCGACGTTGCGTCGACTTTCGGCTCGGCAGCTTTTTCCGCCGCGTCAGCGGACTTGCGGCGTGGGCGTCGCTGGGTGCGGGAGCTCCTTCGCTTGGAGGACAGGATTGGCACGGGCGGGTCATGCTGTGCCGAACCTTTTCTGCTTTGGGTACCGGTGCCGCTGCTAGTCCCGGTGGCCGCACCCGAGGCCACATTGTTGGGCTGCGGCTTCGTCTCGACCGTCTGAGAGCTTCTGCGGCTGCGAGGTTTGGTTCGGGGCATTTTCCGGAATTCGATGGCGCCTCTTCCGCCCGCGTGCGCGACAAGAGCCTGCGCCACTTCTTCCACCTCTTCAACCGGAGCGGAAGCACTTGGAAAGAAAATGTTTGAGCGCCATAAAAAAGAACAGTGATTGCGCGCTCTTGACATCATGTAGTTTACTTATACATCTTTTCGATTCACTTTAGCATGATGACTCGTCCACTTCGAACACAGGGTCGAATACGTTTTTTTTcctactaatttttttttctcagctaaTTTCATACATTCTCTGTAAACCGCCCAATTATTGGCCGACCCCCCacggtgggtatgtgccacttgtgCAGAGGAACAACAACACCAACGCAGTATATAAGCATAATCAAAGTGCGTAATTATATTGAACTATGAGGTGAATGCAGTGGAATAAAGTGCAGCAAATTACGTAGTGACAGCAAAAAACAACAAAGCTGCAACAAAGTTTGATTGTTGTACCAATTGGAGCTATGGAAGCGCATAATTAGAGTGCAATTCTTTACCTTTCTTCAGATCATTAGCACCAATAATAATAGCTTGGTTCAAGTACTGGAAGTACTCGAATTTCTCCAGGATTTCTCCAAAGGACAGGAAAACAAAATTTAAGacatgttttccttttctttcatccTTTTGGTGTATCTATTATAAAATAATTAATCATTAGTAATTATATATTTACTTATAAAAAGGAACGGGCCGTCAAACTACTGCAGCACAGTTGACATATCTTGGTATTTGGGAGAACAAGCCCAGAAATGTTTTGCAAGCCTCagatttttccttttctttcttagcGTTAAATATACACGGTGGAAAAACTAATATCAGCGCAACTGCTCACATGGATGAAGACAGAGTAAACACAAGGCATCGTTGTTTCATTTAACATCTACGTTTAACTGAAAACGTAGCAAAATATGTATCTCCAATAATcatataacaaaaaaagaaagaaaaagtataaCGCGAATAGTGAAAGGCACCCTTGCATCTGAAACACCGCTTCCACGTGCACATACTACCGACATGGTTGCgagttttcgagaaaggcgatTTCTTTTTCCGGTAACGCGATTGACGGATGGCTGATGCATGTATATTTTGTCTTCTGAAGTTAGTACACTTCAATGATTAGGAGAGGTACAATACGTTTATGTCGTGCGAGGATGTTAGTACTACTGTAGCCCAGCATACACTGGCATTCAAGAAACTAGAGGTTCCTCAGTCGTATAACCATCTTTCGAAATTTCTTTTCCTGCGGGTGCTAGATTTAGAAGCCATTTATTCTTGAAGGGCACACACCTAAAGCCAGGTTTTCACAGATGATTTAAAACATCTACAGCGACTACCCTGGAATATGAGCAAGTGCATTTCACAACAATACGAGATGACGCTATCAGTCATCTGCTGTAGAGTTCTGCGCCTAAATTTTTAGCTTCGTAGATCTTGGTTGCGCTTCTGTAGCGATGCCGTTTCCAAAGTTATTCCTTGTTGCgcttttttcgcatttcgtcagCTGTCAGAGTGTCGCTCCACCGCGTTATCGAAAAATCAGCCCGCTGGGAACTAAGGTAAGAATGGTAGGAATGGCGCACAATCGAACGGAAGGCATGGCTAGTAAAACGGGGCCCAGTTTACAAGATGCGAACAGGCTTTCCCATGTCGGTTACCGTCGGCCTCAGCGGACTATGGAGTGCCTCTGGTTTTACAGTAGGCAGCatccgaaaaagaaagaaaaagcactggGGTAAGTGCGCATTTCAAGATCAATGTTCTGCTTGTGAGAAAATCGGCCCGTCTTGCCAGTCGGATCTTGGAAACAACTGTATTCATGCCCACACGGTCGAACTTCACTTTGACGACGCACAGTCAGTGGACAGTGGCGCATGTGGTGGTGGAGAACGATGCTAGTGATTTGagagcgtggcctccgagattggcaAGTGGAATCAAGATACGCTGTCCGTTATCTGGGGCCATCGGGCAGCGCGATCAACTGATCTCAGCGCCCATCGTTATAGCTTTAAGCGCAGTGGTGGGCGGGTCAACACGGGCATCGCTTCGTTTCAACGCAATGGATCAGCGGTGACCAAGTCAGAAGACGGAGAAAACGGGGGAAATGCCGGAAGGATGTGGCCGCTGGTGTATTGCGTTAGCAATAGCTCCGTTCTCAAAAGCTGAGTTCTACAATCATCGCATTGACGAAAAATAATTACCACGACATGCCCTTTATCACGAAGCGTATTACACAGTTTCATGGTATGGGTTACGTGGACTCCTTAGATACTCGTAGTACGTATATCAAATTAATATGGTTCCATAGTCGTTAAGAGAGTTACGTGTAAAGTGTAAACAAACGCAGGTAGATTGATCAAATACAGGACCAAGTAAACTGTCTGGCACACAGCGAACATGAGTTTCGATCTGCATGAAGTGTTGGCAGTTAAAGGAAACTGAATATGTGTATGTgattgcgagaaaaaaagaaaggagtgaaGACATAAGGCAACTTGCTTTCGTCACTATCACTGGAATAAGGGAAAAATTATGCACACGCAATGGCACGCCTTGTCTTAAACTTGCTATCGCTAGAAGTGCATCGCAGTCGCTGAGGAAAGTTTGATGCACACTGTAGTGATGCCGCATATGAAGACCAGCGTCCAAGCGGATCAATAATGCACGTGCTCGTGTTctcctttatttattattttttaatccACATAAGCAGTTTGGACGTGTCCTGAAATGGAAATGAGAGTTTACCCAGTGTAAACAACCTCTCGGGAGCCGCGATCGAGATACCACGAATGAACAATTACCCGAGTTTGAAGGGATGGCCGTTGGAATCCATAGTGTATGAAGTGGTGAGTTCAGAACAAGGCGCATATTGAAGAGCAGTTCTGCATGCGCGTTTGTTTGTAGAGCTTTGCGCACAATGCCCAAATAGCGTCTACTCGACAACGAAAACACGTCGTGCTAAGTGCTCAGCAACATTAAGAAAGTTTGAAATCATGAGATGTGCATTGGTCTCACGAAATACTTTTCATTAACTGGGCTAGCTCCAATCTAAGATGGAAATTCTAGCTCGAACCAAGCAGTGACGCAGAATAAACACTAGATTAAGTATGAGTTATTGTTTCCCAAGAAAAACACATCCTATGTCATCATTGTAATCTCAGTCTGCACATCTTAAGTGCACTGCAAGACAAATGGTTTTACAAGAGATCTTCGATTGCGTCTGCACTGGGTCGGCATACGCATCCCCATTGGACTCTGTTATCAATACCATGAAGCTGCTACTCTCTGATTTCAATACTCGAGTGGCGCGAACAGCTACGAAAATTATGCATGCTACAGACGGCCTCCGTTCTACGCGGCAGTACGGCCTCCACTCCTGCCCCCGAAGATGCATATCTCGTGAAATGGGCACGTTAGAATGCGTTACACAGAAACCGTATTCTATGCAGTTTTCACCATCGACTTCACCATACCACCATCCTTCCTCTCCGCACTTTGTCCCGAGCTCTTCCCGAGGAGGGGTTGCGGTGCTCCTGTTCACAAGATTCGGCAGAATTTGTGTGGGGTGGACTCCTACTTCTGGAAGACTAGCCACCACAGAAAACCGAGTGTCAGGCCAGGGCTGCTTGTGCCCATTTGGACAACCGATGGGTAACCCACGGCAGCGTGTTTTGAAGCGACGTCCTCACGCAGCCCAGGCAGACTCAAACACGAGGCCATGGCTGCTAGAGCTGGCTTAAAGGCCACGTCACACAGGCTCACCTCTCCACCGTTCTGCCATTAAacttcctctatctctctctacaGCCAAACCCATCCTGTGCAGGCAAATTTGCAAATATCACTGCTCCGTCTATAATTgttgcgaaagcattaaatgtCTCACGAAGCAGAAAATCCAGCGTTGGTGACGTGACCACGCGATGGTACAAAAAAAGGCTacaaacccacgacctttcgcGCGAGTGGACCTCACGACCATAGGTGGGAGCCGAACTTACGACCTtaggtgttaattaaggtgaaggtaattaaggcacagtcAATCATGATAGAGGTAATTAAAACACTCGAGCTCACCAcctctggtgggagtcgaacccacagcatttcgtgttaattaaggtgaTCTTCATTAAGGAACAGTGAATTAAGGCAGAGTTAATTAATGCACTAGAACACACGACCATTGTTGCGAGTCGAGCCCTCCACTtttgggattcgaacccacggcATTGCGTTGTGTCATAAAAATAGGCATTTTGTGGTGGTctttatgctttcgcattcatccacgtagggataactaAGTGCCTTTTGAAATTTATACGTATATAGGTTGGCGCTGCCTGAGTGCAAGGAAGTGCCGTAGCAACTGAATCTGAACGAAGATGCGTGAAGAATGCGACGAGGTGTCCCTTGGGCAGTGAGAGTGGCGTAACTACGGGACTGTGAAAGTGAAGATGATGTATTCGTTCCTGTGGTATGTAGTTCCGCCAACAGTTTCGCCGTTAGCTTATGTTGAGTGCGTGTGCTCAGAGTGACTACACTTGCAAGGTTCTCTACGAGATTACTAATGTATATTACACGCGGTAAATATGCGATCCACGAGCCTCCGACGTTTGCTTCTGCTGGTATACATGTGCACCGACGAACTGAGGCTGATTCATGCTGATCATTGTGTGTACGTAAGCCCATTAGATCGTTCGAGGGGACATTAAGATATCATGCATTCGACATATGCCCGGGcatcttcgttttcttttctctcgcGGATTCTGATAGTCATTGTAAGTATATGAACGGGCATGATCCTTACAGAGCTGCTACCCGCAATTACCTTGAGCCCTAGAGTTCTCGTATTATCTTCAATTTGCCTGATGGCTGTAATAATGGACAGCTTGGTGCCTGCACTAAACACATGAGCAGTACGTAGGTTAGGTTTAGAAGCCCAAACTGCAAGTGTATTCGAAGTATCGGTGCCGCGTCCCTACAACCTACGCAATTACAACGTCATGCGTAGAGTTGAGAACACCTTCGCCAATATGGCAGGCCTGCCAGGCCTGCTCCCAGATATGCAAATGGAAGGCTGATAAAGCTCGCTATAGATGACGCTGTGAAACCCGGATGAGGTTATTAATTATTCAGCGTGTCGTAGCGTATAAAGAACCGTATAGCAAATTCACACCTCCCCCTTTCCACCGTGAATAAATGTACGCGCAAAGGCACGTATGGTCTTTCGCGTTTGTTTTCGTGATGCTATCGTGAACATGGCATTTAACGAGGATCTTATGCTTTATGCATGGTGGCTTGTGGAAGAAACTAATAGTTTAGCTTTGAAGACAGGAACATCGAAGCATGACAGCGTCCATCCTCTGTCATCTTCGACACTACAAAAAGCCTTGCCCTGCGTCAGGTCACcaatcagtaaaaaaagaaaaaaaaaactgaaatgtgTGTTTTACGCCTGCCAAAGAAGTATGTGTCAAAGGAGATGACGATCAGTGACTGTGGAGAACGAGTCTGAACTTGTGCAAATTgaataagcaaacaaaaaataacaacTTATACTAGCGCACAGGCTATGCTGCTCGTAGTTAAAACTTCATTACATTAGGCAAGTTATGCCGAAAGGAGGTACTGAATAGTTGCAAGAATATAGCAATAGAAAGTAACGAGATGTGTGTAAAACGTGGAGTAGCGAAATGTAACGTGACATTGCACACAGCTTCGTTCTATTCTACTTTTCATGGGTTACTAAACTATctattggggggaggggggaggttgCCATCGATAATAAAATTGACTGTGCTGTCTTTCCCAACGTTTTTAGTTCTGTCTATCACTCTACCTCCTTGTTTttggtaataataaaaaaaaacatggctctCATGCTGACATGAAAATGTTGTGGTCAAATTGAATAAAAGTTGAAGTAACAGTCCGACTCTCTATTCCCCCAAACAAGCGGCAAGCTCATCATGCCATGTCTCCCTTGATGTCTCGATCAGTCGGCAGATACAACATTTGTGATCTTTTAAACTTCATTGTTTCAGAACGTGTCCCTTGAATCTACACTATACGGCTTACATGAATGCAACATGCCGCTGTAGAtgaccaagggcgctataacgtaaaactattccaaactttgcaATTCCATTTCTGAAATCGGCCCTGCGCGATTGGTCAAGAACGTTtttagaccacccccacttcacctgtctatcgcgcgacgtcacgaaaactgcgatagctccctaTCTTATATGACGTTTATacgctgattatgcataatttgaccgaacaaaataaattttatttctgattcaacgccttttcgccattagcccccggctattggtaaaacgtttttgggctgcacccacttcacctgcctgtcacgcgacgtcacaaacccgcaaaaactcactgcgtcaaagtgacgtgtacgcgttaaatatgcattaatatgccaaacaaaactgaattttcttctgaatagccacaggttgccccgttccgaaaggaataaaagatggctgccgccgatctctcaggcactggctactcgcacctcccgcagagcatgggtttattcgcgtacaataaatctttttgcgtgTCCGTTTCacgttttcgagcattttcggcacgtttacgacctcgatctgccaactcttctttgctgaggatccatttcaGCAGCTTTGCTAGCCTTCCgtcgcatgccgccgcgattttcgaccagccacctcaagctaagtaagggaaagcggaccaatcgcagacgccggcaccaccctcatcatctggttatcgattttcagtgcagtggctcggccccatcgaatccctctccacttgaacgcgCTCCTCGCCTGTCGTCATCCAATTATAtaagagaagccgctcagtgtaggcaatgttattcgttcctcaaacaaacaaaagtgaccgcctatgaacgaggagagcgtttgattggtctgtttagacaatCCTGGGGttgtcatttcaataaaaaaagtcAGATAAAAGTTTATAAAGATAGGATCAAGTCacataaggttgataacgaccgataagggcTGATAAGAATGTTTAACGGTTGGATCAAGTTTGATAATATTGGGGATACCACCGGGATGCATCGAGATGTGCGAGTGGCACGATGCTTACGCATAGTTAggcaactccagtggagtttctgcaatATAGTTTTTTTCGGACCCGCTGCTCTAGCTCAGGGCCTGTAGCGTTGtattgctgagcacaaggtcgtcgGTTCGATTGCCAGttacggtggctgcatttcgatgtgcGCGGAATGCAAGAACTCTCTCCTCTACATACATTTAATTGCACGTTCAAAAATCCCAGCTTGCCAAATTAAATCATTGAAAAACCTGAAGCGGCTTTATTTGATAGAAAAAGAGACCCACTTGCTTTAAGAAATAGAGGAGTGTGCGGAGCCCTGGAAGGGCGCTTGGTTTTCTGTCTCTTTGTTGGCGGTTCACATGGAGACGATGGCCTGGTCCCTCTTCATCATAAACGAATTCGTTGAACTTCACCCGCAGAAGAAAAACGTCTTCCTGATTGCTGCGGGGAGGTCGAATCCAATTATTCAACGTGATTCAGCCAGAAGCCTCCGTTACAGCCATTCTCATATTTTCTGTGTTTATACGCATGAATCAATTTGCTAGAAAGCAGCTTCGACCGTTGCCTACAGTGCGTGCAAGCGCGCCTAAATAATTTTTCACGGACCGACAGACATATGCGCTGACCGAAGACTGCAAGCCCACTCCCCGTGGTTTCTTGGTGGCTATGGCTTGGCGCTACAAAGCTCCATATTGCGGATCAAATTCCGGTCATGGCGGTCGTGTTTCGATGACGGCAAAATgacaaaaacgcccgtgtcccgcgGGGACGCATTAAATATCACCtgatggccaaaattaatccgaagtcccgcCACAACGACGTATCTACGTatctcataatcaaattgtgtaTTTGGCACGTGAAACCAGGGAATATAATCAAACTTAAGTTCTTCATCCTCTTGCGTGTTTCGGTGGCAAGTGAAATGCACAATGACGGACCATCTTCGTCGTCATCACCTTCATTATTACCACTCAGTAATTTTTGCTTCGCCAATGGTTGCATTTGTCGCCTTACGTAATTTAGCCTCTTGCACATTAGCCATCGACCACTATTTCGGTGCAGGGCAAGCTTTTGAATTTGATCCGGTGGTGCAGTTTGACAAGCCAACGGGATATGCGTTACGGAAGAACTGAATATATTGGGGAATATTTCTCTTTAACAAAGCCTTTTTTTTGCGCAGCTGTGGCCATATTTTGCGCCAAGTCACGTTCGAGGCAAGCCCGACCACTCCTATCGCGGAATTCTCATGCGGCACAGCGCTCGTTAGGAACCTCCTTCAGACGTTACCTCCGTGTTGCAAGAGCTTCTAAGCCTCTAAGCTTCTCGGGGTCACCACGGGAAGCACAGTCTCATTTAGTGATTAATAATCAAGCACCTCCAAGGCGCCTTGATTACACCGTCTGTGTCGCAGCATTTTTTGCAGCATACCTACAGTGCGACAAGAAGCTCTAAACCATAAACTACCAAAAGCAGGCCACTTTCCCGAACTTTGCGAGCACGTGACATTCATCACAACGCGTGACGATGACGAAAAGCAGACAATCTCTTTAAGTGCTTTCACGTGTAGACAACATTCACTCGAGCTTTAGTAGTAAACGCATCGGACAACTAAGCAAATGCAAGATCGTAGTATCAAAGCTTCTTAAGAAtgtgccgag encodes:
- the LOC135909686 gene encoding CRACD-like protein — protein: MPRTKPRSRRSSQTVETKPQPNNVASGAATGTSSGTGTQSRKGSAQHDPPVPILSSKRRSSRTQRRPRRKSADAAEKAAEPKVDATSTAPRAPTSEGGTEQPAPATEDLSTVITSGIGQYLQSLLPTMEPTEEQESLQQPPSQQPLISQHAPQLMPVPQQALTQQAIQGSPFQPQNLQQSPFMPPMAPVMSQPSYPQPSLQQAAIPQTFPYAYGGMLPPWYGLPQQMHLGQAPFPYLPPTAVQPAPMATAAPPMLPNVPPSVSAVPAASLEPAAAGPPEPKQPTKVVDRAPAEAASTSAAVPDARESKSKGAEPVPDASLQDPDAFCALPPPTLADQSTISQSQKKSHPSRRHRSRRHVELDDSAFDSNVATSPSRTTKADHRAYVSKVPRKHRSYSKSFQYEDESDEKDGKDTAFASDHRTDRQYSVHSHSGEDQVDELAEGTTSPVQSLKSPPKSKGRSKARAAKQRKSVAAASESLPASSAREDSTAETDLSRNSSTSSGGPPVTNVSGIDREILKKLIEAIAARRQAPSLQVSPRSEKEQEHKGKCQHTRGLRKDRHHHEKKEREQKNSEDFFEEIVEEIVEPQNGAKGGPQKRLVRKTTKMRTHNVTEEPCRDERGQSSALPLVDRVEAMRSRFSGGNRSPSDKPCRNGEDDNSEPTATTWRQNARNRYLSDWPRAPDYDEQADSTEFEPESLPLRAGQRYFKPSFTRQPMPPWYRAAFAPGYLPRAATTTRPYRLFRPIPCFDCATVASHFRTCADQRLCCQMKTFGCVQAPRNATLATGQCMSTVPSRPLPLGSASAKQASRPRRVVYRSCPPPPGLPVIDNPCWSTGATWTAGTGDKDAPCGCCQGQSVAIDDLDQRQLSLEEVLRHEDSIRFDAQLEDRRRLLDEERIREEERLAFREYLIQRDEVLNDDAGRLPNTPLQEFKEALQRELAKRRDARAMLEAARSQAAGSMAPQVAAPSSGQARLGTEVKAKEASMPGALKLDPDKQGYCANRRTSHPSLQLGASRRASFALELETIVGTAPSSPANVDATKAPTSK